A genomic segment from Streptomyces antibioticus encodes:
- a CDS encoding bifunctional DNA primase/polymerase, giving the protein MSAEFGGPKDPSGPSGHGGPTGPGGLRGRLTRWLRGGDPAGPTAEDDRVTLLLAAAEAGLPLAPAAHPAAGYGCSCDRVGCPTPARHPVSFAWQTQSTTDRAQIERWARHQPGANFITATGMTHDVLDVPLEAGREALERLLAAGVEVGPVAESDDGRMLFFTLTRGTPEDEDEWWPCELDCHPETMDEHPGLRWHCRGSYVLVPPARLPGGDGDRQVRWVRGPEHPFPEPLTLLESLTDACARHAAEQGHDQDHATGPAWPSRR; this is encoded by the coding sequence ATGAGCGCGGAGTTCGGCGGCCCGAAAGACCCGAGCGGCCCGAGCGGCCATGGCGGCCCGACCGGTCCCGGTGGTCTGCGCGGCAGACTCACCCGGTGGCTGCGCGGCGGCGACCCGGCCGGACCCACCGCCGAGGACGACCGCGTGACCCTGCTCCTCGCCGCCGCCGAGGCCGGACTGCCGCTGGCGCCCGCCGCCCACCCGGCCGCCGGCTACGGCTGCTCCTGCGACCGGGTCGGCTGTCCGACCCCCGCCCGGCACCCGGTGTCGTTCGCCTGGCAGACGCAGTCCACCACCGACCGCGCCCAGATCGAGCGCTGGGCCCGCCACCAGCCGGGGGCCAACTTCATCACCGCGACCGGCATGACCCACGACGTCCTGGACGTGCCGCTGGAGGCCGGCCGTGAGGCCCTGGAGCGGCTCCTCGCCGCCGGTGTCGAGGTCGGCCCGGTCGCCGAGAGCGACGACGGCCGCATGCTGTTCTTCACCCTCACCCGGGGCACCCCCGAGGACGAGGACGAGTGGTGGCCCTGCGAGCTGGACTGCCACCCCGAGACCATGGACGAGCATCCCGGCCTGCGCTGGCACTGCCGGGGCTCCTACGTCCTCGTCCCCCCGGCCCGGCTCCCCGGCGGCGACGGCGACCGCCAGGTGCGCTGGGTACGCGGCCCCGAGCACCCCTTCCCCGAGCCCCTGACCCTCCTGGAGTCCCTCACCGACGCCTGCGCGCGGCACGCGGCCGAGCAGGGGCACGACCAGGACCACGCCACCGGTCCCGCCTGGCCCAGCCGCCGCTGA
- a CDS encoding TetR/AcrR family transcriptional regulator, giving the protein MVTKPAKAAPDTARRSERSRRAIYDAALALVGEVGYPRTTIEGIAARAGVGKQTIYRWWGSKADVLLEAFLDLAAAPAAEPYAIPDTGDLAADIKGVLRATVDQMTDPRFDAPARALAAEGVVDAEAGRRFTAALMEPNIQLYVDRLRAAQEAGQVRAGIDPRIALEFFISPLAQRWLQHTGPISYEYTDTLVDYALYGLAPR; this is encoded by the coding sequence ATGGTCACCAAGCCGGCCAAGGCCGCCCCCGATACCGCGCGTCGTAGTGAGAGGTCACGGCGTGCGATCTACGACGCCGCGCTCGCTCTCGTGGGGGAGGTGGGGTATCCGCGGACCACCATCGAGGGGATCGCCGCGCGGGCCGGGGTCGGGAAGCAGACCATCTACCGGTGGTGGGGGTCCAAGGCCGACGTCCTGCTGGAGGCGTTCCTCGATCTCGCCGCCGCGCCCGCGGCGGAGCCGTACGCGATCCCGGACACCGGGGACCTCGCCGCCGACATCAAGGGCGTGCTGCGGGCCACCGTCGACCAGATGACGGACCCGCGGTTCGACGCGCCCGCGCGGGCCCTGGCCGCCGAGGGCGTGGTCGACGCCGAGGCCGGACGCAGATTCACCGCCGCGCTCATGGAACCGAACATCCAGCTCTACGTCGACCGGCTGCGCGCTGCCCAGGAGGCCGGCCAGGTCCGCGCCGGCATCGATCCGCGGATCGCCCTGGAGTTCTTCATCTCCCCGCTCGCCCAGCGCTGGCTCCAGCACACCGGGCCGATCTCCTACGAGTACACCGACACCCTCGTCGACTACGCGCTGTACGGGCTGGCTCCTCGGTGA
- a CDS encoding Gfo/Idh/MocA family protein, whose product MTTDTVRWGILATGGIAAAFTADLVDLPDAEVVAVASRTETSARAFAERFGIPRAYGGWEALAEDPDIDVVYVATPHSAHRAAAGLCLKAGRGVLCEKPFTLNVREAEELVALARQEGRFLMEAMWMYCNPVVRRLKSLIDDGAIGDVRTVQADFGLEGPFPPSHRLRDPAQGGGALLDLGVYPVSFAHLLLGEPDRISAQAVLSAEGVDLQTALALSWDSGALAALHCSVTGGTGTTASVTGSRGRIDIPAGFFHPDRFVLHRTGHDPEEFTADPADGPRTTLRHEAHEVMRALRAGETESRLVPLNGTLAVMRTLDTARHQTGVHYPGEPT is encoded by the coding sequence ATGACGACGGACACGGTGCGGTGGGGGATCCTGGCGACCGGCGGGATCGCCGCCGCGTTCACGGCGGACCTGGTCGACCTGCCGGACGCGGAGGTCGTCGCGGTCGCCTCGCGCACCGAGACCTCCGCGCGGGCGTTCGCCGAGCGGTTCGGGATACCCCGCGCGTACGGCGGCTGGGAGGCGCTGGCCGAGGACCCGGACATCGATGTCGTCTACGTCGCCACCCCGCACTCCGCGCACCGGGCCGCCGCCGGGCTCTGTCTGAAGGCCGGGCGGGGCGTGCTGTGCGAGAAGCCGTTCACGCTGAACGTGCGCGAGGCCGAGGAACTCGTCGCGCTGGCCCGGCAGGAGGGCCGCTTCCTGATGGAGGCGATGTGGATGTACTGCAACCCGGTCGTCCGTCGCCTCAAGTCCCTGATCGACGACGGCGCCATCGGCGACGTCCGCACCGTCCAGGCCGACTTCGGTCTGGAGGGCCCCTTCCCGCCCTCGCACCGCCTGCGCGACCCGGCGCAGGGCGGCGGCGCCCTCCTCGACCTGGGCGTCTACCCGGTGTCCTTCGCCCATCTGCTGCTCGGCGAGCCCGACCGGATCTCCGCGCAGGCCGTGCTCTCCGCCGAGGGTGTCGACCTCCAGACCGCGCTCGCCCTGTCCTGGGACTCCGGCGCGCTGGCCGCCCTGCACTGCTCGGTGACCGGCGGCACGGGCACCACGGCCTCCGTGACCGGCTCCCGCGGCCGTATCGACATCCCGGCCGGGTTCTTCCACCCCGACCGCTTCGTCCTGCACCGCACCGGCCACGACCCCGAAGAGTTCACCGCCGACCCGGCCGACGGCCCCCGCACCACCCTGCGCCACGAGGCCCACGAGGTCATGCGAGCCCTCCGCGCCGGCGAGACGGAGTCCCGCCTCGTCCCCCTGAACGGCACCCTCGCCGTCATGCGCACCCTCGACACGGCCCGCCACCAGACCGGCGTCCACTACCCGGGCGAACCGACCTGA
- a CDS encoding multidrug effflux MFS transporter, translating to MPEGGGVIPEATGTAGTAGASDATRAAVAPPARAVRRTGLLVTLILGGLTATPPLSMDMYLPALPEVTRHLHAPAATVQLTLTACLAGMALGQLVVGPLSDRWGRRRPLLAGLLVYVLATALCALAPTVELLVACRLVQGLAGAAGIVIARAVVRDLYDGVAMARFFSTLMLISGVAPVVAPLIGAQILRATDWRGVFVVLTAVGLALAALVWARLPETLDAGERHAGGFGETLRAMRRLLSDARFTGYMLTGGFSFAALFAYISASPFVVQEIYGASPQTFGLLFAANSVGLVVVGQINGKVLVGRVRLDRVLAAGLTVVTLAAAALLLMSAGVFGEVGLAPVAVALFVLMSAMGVTLPNAQTLALMRVRHSAGSASALLGTSSFLVGAIASPLVGIAGEHTAVPMAVVQLVAALVALAFFVVMCRPWTASGAEGAGN from the coding sequence ATGCCCGAGGGCGGTGGGGTGATACCCGAGGCGACCGGTACGGCCGGTACGGCCGGTGCGAGCGACGCGACCCGCGCCGCCGTGGCACCGCCCGCGCGTGCCGTACGCCGGACGGGGCTGCTGGTCACCCTGATCCTCGGCGGCCTGACCGCCACTCCCCCGCTGTCGATGGACATGTACCTCCCGGCGCTCCCCGAGGTCACCCGCCATCTGCACGCCCCCGCCGCGACCGTCCAGCTCACCCTGACCGCCTGTCTGGCCGGGATGGCGCTGGGCCAGCTCGTGGTGGGCCCGCTGAGCGACCGGTGGGGGCGCAGACGGCCGCTGCTCGCCGGGCTGCTGGTGTACGTCCTGGCGACCGCCCTGTGCGCCCTCGCCCCGACCGTCGAGCTGCTCGTCGCGTGCCGGCTGGTGCAGGGCCTCGCGGGCGCGGCGGGCATCGTGATCGCGCGGGCCGTCGTCCGTGATCTCTACGACGGTGTGGCGATGGCCCGCTTCTTCTCCACGCTGATGCTGATCTCCGGCGTCGCGCCCGTCGTGGCCCCGCTGATCGGCGCGCAGATCCTTCGGGCGACGGACTGGCGGGGCGTGTTCGTGGTGCTCACGGCGGTGGGGCTGGCGCTGGCCGCCCTGGTGTGGGCGCGGCTGCCGGAGACCCTGGACGCCGGGGAGCGGCACGCGGGCGGGTTCGGCGAGACGCTGCGCGCGATGCGCCGCCTGCTGTCCGACGCCCGGTTCACCGGGTACATGCTGACCGGCGGCTTCTCCTTCGCGGCGCTCTTCGCGTACATCTCGGCCTCGCCGTTCGTGGTGCAGGAGATCTACGGCGCCTCCCCGCAGACGTTCGGCCTGCTGTTCGCCGCGAACTCGGTCGGGCTGGTCGTGGTCGGGCAGATCAACGGCAAGGTGCTGGTGGGCCGGGTCCGCCTGGACCGGGTGCTGGCGGCGGGCCTGACCGTGGTGACGCTGGCCGCGGCGGCACTGCTGCTGATGTCGGCGGGGGTGTTCGGCGAGGTGGGGCTGGCGCCGGTGGCGGTCGCGCTGTTCGTGCTGATGTCCGCGATGGGCGTGACGCTGCCCAACGCGCAGACGCTCGCCCTGATGCGGGTGCGGCACTCGGCCGGGTCCGCGTCCGCGCTCCTCGGGACGTCGTCGTTCCTCGTCGGCGCGATCGCCTCGCCGCTCGTCGGGATCGCCGGGGAGCACACCGCCGTGCCGATGGCCGTGGTCCAACTGGTGGCCGCACTGGTGGCGCTGGCCTTCTTCGTGGTTATGTGCCGTCCCTGGACAGCGTCGGGGGCGGAAGGAGCAGGGAACTGA
- a CDS encoding serine hydrolase domain-containing protein, producing MPSLDSVGGGRSRELSAPKLRVDTPERAGLDPEEMRLLVRDVTDLTTGDRPWAPGAVVVAGRGPVIAVREAVGWAVRYSAYDPEADAGVELPKEEWVPMTVDTPFDLASLTKLFTSVAAVQQIERGTLGIDARIGAYLPDFRAAAAAGITVRQLLTHTSGLRPELPLYTYADDTERLDALRAEAPESAPGTYRYSDLNMLLLQQLLERLTGRTLDVLVHDGITRPLGMTATDFGPCPGAAATEDQRRPWAKADRGMLRGEVHDENAWALGGVAGHAGLFSTGRDLAVFCRTLLAGGSYGPARILGPDFVELLLTAPGLGFAVDQPWFMGELAGEGAAGHTGFTGTSLVLDPATDTFLILLANTVHPVRRAPDSAPRALAGTRVAMGVR from the coding sequence GTGCCGTCCCTGGACAGCGTCGGGGGCGGAAGGAGCAGGGAACTGAGCGCACCGAAACTACGGGTCGACACCCCGGAACGGGCCGGGCTCGACCCCGAGGAAATGCGCCTCCTGGTGCGCGACGTGACGGACCTGACGACCGGCGACCGGCCCTGGGCGCCGGGCGCCGTGGTGGTGGCCGGGCGCGGCCCGGTGATCGCCGTGCGCGAGGCGGTGGGCTGGGCCGTGCGGTATTCGGCCTACGACCCGGAGGCCGACGCCGGTGTGGAGCTGCCGAAGGAGGAGTGGGTGCCGATGACCGTCGACACCCCGTTCGACCTGGCCTCCCTCACCAAGCTGTTCACGTCGGTCGCGGCGGTGCAGCAGATCGAGCGCGGCACGCTCGGCATCGACGCGCGGATCGGCGCGTATCTGCCGGACTTCCGGGCCGCGGCCGCCGCCGGCATCACCGTACGGCAGCTCCTGACCCACACCTCCGGACTCCGCCCCGAGCTGCCCCTCTACACGTACGCGGACGACACGGAACGCCTGGACGCGCTGCGCGCGGAGGCACCGGAGTCCGCCCCGGGCACCTACCGGTACTCGGACCTGAACATGCTCCTGCTCCAGCAGCTCCTGGAACGCCTCACGGGCCGCACCCTGGACGTCCTGGTGCACGACGGCATCACCCGGCCGCTCGGCATGACGGCCACCGACTTCGGCCCCTGCCCCGGCGCGGCGGCCACCGAGGACCAGCGGCGGCCGTGGGCCAAGGCGGACCGGGGGATGCTGCGGGGCGAGGTGCACGACGAGAACGCCTGGGCACTGGGCGGCGTCGCCGGGCACGCGGGCCTGTTCTCCACCGGCCGCGACCTCGCGGTGTTCTGCCGCACCCTGCTCGCCGGCGGCTCCTACGGCCCCGCCCGCATCCTCGGCCCCGACTTCGTGGAACTCCTCCTGACGGCCCCGGGCCTGGGCTTCGCGGTGGACCAGCCGTGGTTCATGGGCGAGCTGGCGGGCGAGGGCGCGGCAGGCCACACGGGCTTCACGGGAACATCCCTGGTCCTCGACCCGGCCACGGACACCTTCCTGATCCTCCTGGCCAACACGGTCCACCCGGTCCGCAGGGCCCCGGACAGCGCCCCGCGGGCGTTGGCGGGGACTCGGGTGGCCATGGGGGTGCGGTGA
- a CDS encoding small ribosomal subunit Rsm22 family protein, whose amino-acid sequence MNVSVSAAEILRAALAELLDGLPSRQAAQAVERLIANYRGATPTDAPILRDRADVAAYAAYRMPATFEAVRAALEAFADAVPEWTPGSHVDVGGGTGAATWAAGATWPGTRPVTVLDWAEPALALGREIAAANPALADVRWQRARIGSALALESTDLVTVSYVLNELAAPDRAALVDTAAAAARAVVIVEPGTPDGYARIIEARDRLIAAGFRIAAPCPHSAACPIVPGTDWCHFSARVSRSSLHRQVKGGSLPYEDEKFSYVAAARFPVSPAASRVVRRPQIRKGQVLLDLCEAGERLERTTVTKKHGLLYRAARDADWGDAWPPPDTM is encoded by the coding sequence GTGAACGTCTCCGTATCCGCCGCCGAGATCCTCCGTGCCGCCCTGGCGGAGTTGCTCGACGGGCTGCCGTCGCGGCAGGCCGCGCAGGCTGTCGAGCGGCTCATCGCCAACTACCGGGGGGCGACGCCGACCGACGCCCCGATCCTGCGCGACCGCGCCGACGTGGCCGCGTACGCCGCGTACCGGATGCCGGCGACCTTCGAGGCGGTGCGGGCGGCGCTGGAGGCGTTCGCGGACGCGGTGCCGGAGTGGACGCCGGGCAGCCATGTGGACGTGGGCGGCGGGACCGGCGCGGCGACCTGGGCGGCCGGCGCGACCTGGCCGGGGACGCGCCCCGTGACGGTCCTGGACTGGGCGGAACCCGCGCTGGCCCTGGGCCGTGAGATCGCCGCCGCGAACCCGGCCCTGGCGGACGTCCGCTGGCAGCGGGCCCGGATCGGCTCGGCCCTGGCCCTGGAGAGCACCGACCTCGTCACCGTCTCCTACGTGCTCAACGAACTCGCCGCCCCCGACCGCGCCGCCCTCGTCGACACGGCGGCGGCCGCAGCCCGGGCCGTGGTGATCGTGGAGCCCGGTACCCCGGACGGCTACGCCCGGATCATCGAGGCCCGCGACCGGCTGATCGCGGCCGGCTTCCGAATCGCCGCGCCCTGTCCGCACAGCGCGGCCTGCCCGATCGTGCCCGGCACGGACTGGTGCCACTTCTCGGCGCGGGTCAGCCGTTCGTCCCTGCACCGGCAGGTCAAGGGCGGCTCCCTGCCGTACGAGGACGAGAAGTTCTCCTACGTCGCCGCCGCCCGCTTCCCCGTCTCCCCCGCCGCGTCCCGCGTCGTGCGGCGGCCGCAGATCCGCAAGGGGCAGGTCCTGCTCGACCTGTGCGAGGCCGGCGAACGGCTGGAGCGGACGACGGTGACGAAGAAGCACGGCCTGCTGTACCGGGCCGCCCGGGACGCGGACTGGGGCGACGCCTGGCCACCGCCGGACACCATGTGA
- a CDS encoding SDR family oxidoreductase, giving the protein MDALRTTKVAVVTGAGSGIGRAVAAELLRTGWSVALAGRRTGPLEETAATAPEDACLVVRTDVSRPDDVTALFTAVRDRFGRLDLLFNNAGTFGPGGVPFEELPYDAWRHVVDTNLNGAFLCAQAAFRQMKEQDPRGGRIINNGSVSAHTPRPHSAPYTATKHALTGLTKALSLDGRPYGIAVGQIDIGNAATGMTAGMRTGALQANGEIAPEPVMDVADVARTVRHMAELPLEANVQFATVLATGMPYVGRG; this is encoded by the coding sequence ATGGATGCCTTGAGGACAACGAAGGTCGCGGTCGTCACCGGCGCGGGTTCCGGCATCGGCCGCGCCGTGGCCGCCGAACTGCTGCGCACGGGCTGGTCGGTGGCGCTCGCGGGCCGGCGCACCGGGCCCCTGGAGGAGACGGCCGCGACCGCGCCCGAGGACGCGTGTCTCGTCGTACGGACGGACGTCTCACGGCCCGACGACGTCACCGCGCTCTTCACCGCCGTACGCGACCGGTTCGGGCGGCTGGACCTGCTGTTCAACAACGCCGGGACGTTCGGACCCGGCGGCGTGCCCTTCGAGGAACTCCCCTACGACGCCTGGCGGCACGTGGTGGACACCAACCTCAACGGCGCGTTCCTGTGCGCGCAGGCGGCGTTCCGGCAGATGAAGGAGCAGGACCCGCGCGGCGGACGCATCATCAACAACGGCTCCGTCTCCGCCCACACGCCCCGCCCGCACTCGGCGCCGTACACCGCGACCAAGCACGCCCTGACCGGCCTCACCAAGGCCCTCTCCCTGGACGGGCGGCCGTACGGCATCGCGGTCGGGCAGATCGACATCGGCAACGCGGCCACCGGGATGACGGCCGGGATGCGGACCGGCGCGCTCCAGGCCAACGGCGAGATCGCCCCGGAACCGGTGATGGACGTCGCCGATGTGGCGCGCACGGTACGGCACATGGCGGAGCTGCCGTTGGAGGCGAACGTGCAGTTCGCGACGGTGCTGGCGACGGGGATGCCGTACGTCGGCCGGGGCTAG
- a CDS encoding ABC transporter permease has translation MFGIYLKRELGRRKKAALVIALGLALGIALVITVNSVSAGMTQAQDKVLQSLYGLGTDMTVTKARTAPTGDSSGGPRFEFDASAEDDDTEQSSDRVMTQGGQTLKSSLVTQVGAQKGVANAVGALTLNVTKVDGSFTQGRAESSTSGSGSGSGNGDSGQGGGPGGGGSSAPPQVQGGGASFDVNSYSVAGVDVTDQDLGPLAGSKITSGETFTSAQTNAKVAVVSTSYAKENEYKVGSTLKISGTKYKVIGIATPDSSESTTDVYLPLKQAQTLADAKNKVTTIYVKATDSQQIDTVKATIQNNISGTTVTTSADLAETVSGSLSTASNLATSVGKWLSVAVLAAAFLVAALLTSSAVSRRVREFGTLKALGWPSRRVTRQVVGESMVNGLLGGALGIALGLAAAYTVTAISPTLTAQLGNTGGGGGGGMGGGPGGGGGPGGGGRSTSGAMEIALSAPVSVTTIALAVGLAVAGGLIAGAMGGWRASRMRPADALRSVS, from the coding sequence ATGTTTGGCATCTATCTCAAGCGCGAGCTGGGCCGGCGCAAGAAGGCGGCCCTGGTCATCGCACTGGGTCTGGCGCTCGGTATCGCCCTGGTCATCACCGTCAACTCGGTGTCGGCCGGCATGACACAGGCGCAGGACAAGGTCCTCCAGTCGCTGTACGGCCTCGGCACCGACATGACCGTGACCAAGGCCCGCACGGCCCCCACGGGCGACAGCTCCGGCGGCCCGAGGTTCGAGTTCGACGCCTCCGCGGAGGACGACGACACCGAGCAGAGTTCGGACCGGGTGATGACCCAGGGCGGCCAGACCCTCAAGTCCTCGCTGGTGACACAGGTCGGCGCGCAGAAGGGCGTGGCGAACGCGGTCGGCGCCCTCACCCTCAACGTCACCAAGGTCGACGGCTCCTTCACCCAGGGCCGCGCGGAAAGCTCCACCAGCGGAAGCGGCAGCGGAAGCGGCAACGGCGACAGCGGCCAGGGCGGCGGCCCCGGCGGAGGCGGCTCCTCCGCACCCCCGCAGGTGCAGGGCGGCGGCGCCTCCTTCGACGTGAACTCGTACTCCGTCGCCGGCGTCGACGTCACCGACCAGGACCTCGGCCCGCTGGCCGGCTCGAAGATCACCTCCGGTGAGACCTTCACCTCCGCGCAAACCAACGCGAAGGTCGCGGTCGTCTCCACGTCGTACGCCAAGGAGAACGAGTACAAGGTCGGCTCGACCCTGAAGATCTCCGGCACCAAGTACAAGGTCATCGGCATCGCGACGCCCGACAGCAGCGAGTCCACCACCGACGTCTACCTGCCGCTGAAGCAGGCGCAGACCCTCGCCGACGCCAAGAACAAGGTCACCACGATCTACGTCAAGGCGACCGACTCCCAGCAGATCGACACCGTCAAGGCGACCATCCAGAACAACATCTCCGGTACGACGGTGACGACCTCCGCCGACCTCGCCGAGACCGTCTCCGGCTCCCTGTCCACCGCCTCCAACCTCGCCACCAGCGTTGGCAAGTGGCTGTCGGTCGCCGTGCTCGCCGCCGCGTTCCTGGTGGCCGCGCTGCTCACCTCCTCCGCGGTGTCCCGCCGGGTGCGCGAGTTCGGCACGCTGAAGGCGCTGGGCTGGCCGAGCCGCCGGGTGACCCGGCAGGTCGTCGGCGAGTCCATGGTCAACGGCCTGCTCGGCGGCGCCCTCGGCATCGCCCTCGGCCTGGCGGCCGCCTACACGGTGACCGCGATCAGCCCCACCCTCACGGCCCAGCTCGGCAACACCGGCGGCGGTGGCGGGGGCGGCATGGGCGGCGGTCCCGGCGGGGGCGGCGGTCCGGGCGGCGGCGGCCGGTCGACGTCCGGCGCCATGGAGATCGCCCTCTCCGCGCCGGTCTCCGTCACCACCATCGCCCTCGCGGTCGGCCTCGCGGTGGCCGGCGGGCTGATCGCCGGTGCGATGGGCGGCTGGCGGGCGTCCCGGATGCGCCCGGCGGACGCGCTGCGCAGCGTGTCGTAA
- a CDS encoding ABC transporter ATP-binding protein → MYRLTGVTKRYTRGKETVEALRGVDLTIEDGDQLVIQGPTGGGKSTLLQMIGGLDRPTEGSVELDGVDLARIGEARLTRLRAEKIGIIFQSFNLIPTLTAQENVETALVPLGVKPTERRERAAEALRSVGLGERLGHAPAELSGGQQQRVAIARALVKKPKVLLADEPTGNLDEGTRDDIMALLEGLWHEYRLTFVMVTHDSSIARRAPRLATIEAGRITLTEQGRQPYAEYGAARHH, encoded by the coding sequence ATGTACAGACTGACCGGCGTCACCAAGCGCTACACGCGCGGCAAGGAGACCGTCGAGGCGCTGCGCGGCGTCGACCTGACCATCGAGGACGGTGACCAGCTCGTCATCCAGGGCCCCACCGGCGGCGGCAAGTCGACCCTGCTCCAGATGATCGGCGGCCTGGACCGCCCCACCGAGGGCAGCGTCGAGCTGGACGGCGTCGATCTGGCCCGGATCGGCGAGGCGAGGCTGACCCGGCTGCGCGCCGAGAAGATCGGCATCATCTTCCAGTCGTTCAACCTCATCCCGACGCTCACCGCGCAGGAGAACGTCGAGACCGCCCTCGTCCCGCTCGGCGTGAAGCCGACGGAACGGCGCGAGCGGGCGGCGGAGGCGCTGCGCTCGGTGGGCCTGGGCGAGCGCCTGGGCCACGCCCCCGCCGAACTCTCCGGCGGCCAGCAGCAGCGCGTCGCGATCGCCCGCGCGCTGGTGAAGAAGCCGAAGGTGCTCCTCGCCGACGAGCCCACCGGCAACCTCGACGAGGGCACCCGGGACGACATCATGGCCCTGCTGGAGGGCCTGTGGCACGAGTACCGGCTGACGTTCGTCATGGTCACGCACGACTCGTCGATCGCCCGGCGGGCGCCGCGGCTGGCCACCATCGAGGCGGGCCGGATCACCCTGACCGAGCAGGGGCGGCAGCCGTACGCGGAGTACGGCGCCGCCCGGCACCACTGA
- a CDS encoding DoxX family protein, with amino-acid sequence MTCYDRRDLGLLLLRLGAGGVLAAHGAQKLFGWFGGHGLEGTGQFMESVGYAPGKASATAAGLAEAGGGVLLALGLATPAAGAAAAGAMAGASAVHAPNGFFNQGGGYEYAATLGLTAAGLAITGPGRLSLDHALGHTVNQNWMVPTALGVTAAVTATVVGMRNRRLRKREEGEQEALFD; translated from the coding sequence GTGACCTGTTACGACCGACGTGATCTGGGCCTGCTGCTGCTCCGGCTGGGCGCCGGGGGTGTCCTGGCCGCGCACGGCGCACAGAAGCTGTTCGGCTGGTTCGGCGGACACGGTCTGGAGGGGACCGGCCAGTTCATGGAGTCCGTCGGCTACGCCCCCGGCAAGGCCAGCGCCACCGCGGCGGGCCTCGCGGAGGCGGGCGGCGGCGTCCTGCTGGCGCTGGGCCTGGCGACCCCGGCGGCGGGCGCGGCGGCGGCCGGCGCGATGGCGGGCGCCTCCGCGGTCCACGCCCCGAACGGCTTCTTCAACCAGGGCGGCGGCTACGAGTACGCCGCCACCCTGGGCCTGACCGCCGCCGGCCTCGCCATCACGGGCCCGGGCCGCCTCTCCCTCGACCACGCCCTCGGCCACACGGTCAACCAGAACTGGATGGTCCCGACCGCCCTCGGCGTGACGGCGGCGGTCACGGCGACGGTGGTGGGCATGCGGAACAGGAGGCTCCGGAAGCGGGAGGAGGGGGAGCAGGAGGCGTTGTTCGACTGA
- a CDS encoding MazG-like family protein — protein sequence MTATPDTHLWLTIDALWTWLESDQPVSGREGLLLRVLKLSEEVGEVAQAIIGATGQNPRKGTTHTWDDVQSELCDTAITALVALRTLTPEPERVFAEHLARVAERSLGGAETVRSPTETTSARPRSPKSVAELEGCRPREARAGL from the coding sequence ATGACCGCCACCCCTGACACCCACCTCTGGCTCACGATCGACGCCCTGTGGACCTGGCTGGAGTCCGACCAGCCGGTCTCCGGCCGCGAGGGCCTGCTGCTGCGCGTGCTGAAACTGTCGGAGGAGGTCGGCGAGGTCGCCCAGGCGATCATCGGCGCCACCGGCCAGAACCCCCGCAAGGGCACGACCCACACCTGGGACGACGTCCAGTCCGAACTCTGCGACACGGCGATCACGGCGCTGGTGGCTCTCCGCACCCTGACGCCGGAACCGGAGCGGGTGTTCGCGGAGCATTTGGCGAGGGTGGCGGAACGCTCGCTGGGCGGAGCCGAAACGGTGCGGTCACCAACGGAGACAACCTCCGCGAGGCCTAGATCACCCAAGTCTGTTGCCGAACTTGAGGGTTGTCGTCCGCGGGAAGCTCGTGCCGGGCTGTGA